A genomic stretch from Candidatus Tanganyikabacteria bacterium includes:
- a CDS encoding hybrid sensor histidine kinase/response regulator — translation MQFRIVVADDSPTIISILTSFLEGNGMVVIPATDGVEAITEVHRHRPDLVLLDIQMPRMDGYQVCRLLKDNPETAAIPIIALTSHAKASDIYWGHAAGADHYLSKDEDPEKLLDAIRHLLPEAPAAPPAEDAMVVPSDQQLFAMVNDLLDRKLFAASICNDLAALGEQISDVPNLLGCILEQGLNIWDYDAGAVVVRSRHLKLMYFLFPSGEHPEDRAQVMRSVLAALAEAGVHDSEAEYRVISGIGRQTPVAQALGRVRTWPLKNRGETVGVLAFGFRDPRRLARRAEEAFDVFARQVNTLVDNALLYHDSEAQAAELKDLYENLSRAKDDLVTSARMASIGQLASGLAHELNNPLNFIYGNLSHLERYLEDIEKLLALYAAAGDSEAISALKAELQFEYVLDDMHKALQSCRKGAERCRRLVRDLRSFAKGEELGAQPMDVNEGMETALALILRPYETRIAVVRDFGHLPPLIGIPGEIHQVFVNVLTNACQAIAENGEIHVSTRFADGKFEVVIRDSGVGIPEDHLPRIFDPFYTTRKVGEGKGLGLAISYGILSKHGGRIHAESAPGAGATFRLEIPESNPYAAAYTRSEPDRAVAEAEK, via the coding sequence ATGCAGTTCCGGATCGTCGTCGCGGACGATAGCCCGACCATCATCTCCATCCTCACGAGCTTCCTCGAAGGCAACGGAATGGTGGTGATCCCGGCAACCGACGGCGTCGAGGCCATCACCGAGGTGCACCGGCACCGGCCCGACCTCGTGCTGCTCGACATCCAGATGCCGCGGATGGACGGCTACCAGGTCTGCCGCCTCTTGAAGGACAATCCGGAGACGGCCGCCATTCCCATCATCGCCTTGACGAGCCACGCCAAGGCGTCGGACATCTACTGGGGCCACGCGGCGGGCGCCGACCACTACCTCTCCAAGGACGAAGACCCCGAGAAGCTCCTCGACGCCATCCGCCACCTGCTCCCCGAGGCGCCCGCCGCCCCGCCGGCCGAGGATGCGATGGTCGTGCCGAGCGACCAGCAACTCTTCGCCATGGTCAACGACCTGCTCGATCGCAAGCTCTTCGCCGCGTCCATCTGCAACGATCTGGCCGCCCTAGGCGAGCAGATCTCGGACGTGCCCAACCTGCTCGGCTGCATTCTCGAGCAGGGCCTCAACATCTGGGACTACGACGCGGGCGCCGTCGTGGTGCGGTCGCGCCACCTCAAGCTCATGTACTTCCTCTTTCCGTCCGGCGAGCATCCCGAGGATCGCGCCCAGGTGATGCGGAGCGTCCTGGCCGCCCTCGCCGAGGCCGGCGTGCATGACTCCGAGGCGGAATACCGCGTCATCAGCGGTATCGGGCGCCAGACGCCCGTCGCGCAGGCACTGGGGCGGGTGAGGACGTGGCCGCTCAAGAACCGGGGCGAGACCGTGGGCGTGCTGGCCTTCGGCTTCCGCGATCCGCGGCGGCTTGCCCGGCGGGCCGAGGAGGCGTTCGACGTCTTCGCCCGGCAAGTCAACACCCTGGTGGACAATGCCTTGCTCTACCACGATTCCGAGGCGCAGGCGGCCGAACTCAAGGACCTGTACGAGAATTTGAGCCGCGCCAAGGACGATCTGGTGACCTCGGCCCGGATGGCGTCCATCGGGCAACTGGCCTCGGGGCTCGCCCACGAGCTCAACAACCCGCTCAACTTCATCTACGGCAACCTGTCGCACCTCGAGCGCTACCTGGAGGATATCGAGAAGCTGCTGGCGCTGTACGCGGCGGCCGGCGATTCGGAGGCCATCTCCGCCCTCAAGGCCGAACTGCAGTTCGAGTACGTGCTCGACGACATGCACAAGGCCTTGCAGTCGTGCCGGAAGGGGGCCGAGCGGTGCCGCCGCCTGGTGCGCGACCTGCGGTCCTTCGCCAAGGGCGAGGAACTCGGCGCGCAGCCCATGGACGTCAACGAGGGCATGGAGACGGCGCTGGCCCTGATCCTGCGGCCGTATGAAACCCGCATCGCGGTCGTGCGCGACTTCGGCCACCTGCCGCCGCTGATCGGCATCCCCGGCGAGATCCACCAGGTATTCGTGAACGTGCTGACCAACGCCTGCCAGGCCATCGCCGAGAACGGCGAGATCCACGTCAGTACCCGGTTTGCGGACGGGAAGTTCGAGGTCGTCATCCGGGACTCCGGCGTCGGCATCCCCGAGGACCACCTGCCCCGCATCTTCGACCCGTTCTACACGACGCGCAAGGTCGGCGAGGGTAAGGGCCTGGGCCTGGCCATCAGCTACGGCATCCTGTCCAAGCATGGCGGGCGCATCCATGCGGAAAGCGCCCCCGGCGCGGGGGCGACCTTCCGGCTCGAGATCCCGGAGAGCAATCCTTATGCGGCGGCGTATACGAGGTCCGAGCCCGACCGGGCGGTTGCCGAGGCCGAGAAGTAG